The proteins below come from a single Octopus sinensis linkage group LG10, ASM634580v1, whole genome shotgun sequence genomic window:
- the LOC115216724 gene encoding 39S ribosomal protein L20, mitochondrial isoform X2, giving the protein MVFLTPVNAVRNRGPHRFWKRAMYRRLAWHFFGRKRNCYSISIRYVHRALRYSTWGRRLKKADAKELFMIRLNAACQEHGIGYSQLLQGLARADVSLNRKVLADIAIYEPRTFKVFMTSFSYFLILSRISNAN; this is encoded by the exons atggtgtttttaacgccGGTAAATGCTGTCCGGAATCGAGGACCACACAGGTTTTGGAAACGTGCGATGTACAGAAGATTAGCATGg CATTTCTTTGGTCGTAAAAGGAACTGTTATTCTATTTCCATCCGCTATGTACATAGAGCTTTACGTTATTCTACCTGGGGTAGACGGCTGAAAAAAGCTGATGCCAAAGAG ttatTTATGATCAGGCTCAATGCTGCTTGTCAAGAACATGGTATTGGATATTCACAATTGTTACAGGGTCTTGCTaga gCTGACGTATCTCTAAAtcgcaaagtattagcagacattGCCATCTATGAACCACGCACGTTTAAGGTATTTATGACaagtttctcttattttcttattttatcta GAATTTCAAATGCAAATTAA
- the LOC115216724 gene encoding 39S ribosomal protein L20, mitochondrial isoform X1, with translation MVFLTPVNAVRNRGPHRFWKRAMYRRLAWHFFGRKRNCYSISIRYVHRALRYSTWGRRLKKADAKELFMIRLNAACQEHGIGYSQLLQGLARADVSLNRKVLADIAIYEPRTFKSLTELAKQHHKEMGFTPKGLDGPPPGIILRTML, from the exons atggtgtttttaacgccGGTAAATGCTGTCCGGAATCGAGGACCACACAGGTTTTGGAAACGTGCGATGTACAGAAGATTAGCATGg CATTTCTTTGGTCGTAAAAGGAACTGTTATTCTATTTCCATCCGCTATGTACATAGAGCTTTACGTTATTCTACCTGGGGTAGACGGCTGAAAAAAGCTGATGCCAAAGAG ttatTTATGATCAGGCTCAATGCTGCTTGTCAAGAACATGGTATTGGATATTCACAATTGTTACAGGGTCTTGCTaga gCTGACGTATCTCTAAAtcgcaaagtattagcagacattGCCATCTATGAACCACGCACGTTTAAG agtTTAACTGAATTAGCAAAACAACATCATAAAGAAATGGGATTCACACCAAAAGGCCTTGATGGTCCACCTCCTGGCATTATTTTGCGTACAATGCTGTGA
- the LOC115216724 gene encoding 39S ribosomal protein L20, mitochondrial isoform X3 produces MVFLTPVNAVRNRGPHRFWKRAMYRRLAWHFFGRKRNCYSISIRYVHRALRYSTWGRRLKKADAKEADVSLNRKVLADIAIYEPRTFKSLTELAKQHHKEMGFTPKGLDGPPPGIILRTML; encoded by the exons atggtgtttttaacgccGGTAAATGCTGTCCGGAATCGAGGACCACACAGGTTTTGGAAACGTGCGATGTACAGAAGATTAGCATGg CATTTCTTTGGTCGTAAAAGGAACTGTTATTCTATTTCCATCCGCTATGTACATAGAGCTTTACGTTATTCTACCTGGGGTAGACGGCTGAAAAAAGCTGATGCCAAAGAG gCTGACGTATCTCTAAAtcgcaaagtattagcagacattGCCATCTATGAACCACGCACGTTTAAG agtTTAACTGAATTAGCAAAACAACATCATAAAGAAATGGGATTCACACCAAAAGGCCTTGATGGTCCACCTCCTGGCATTATTTTGCGTACAATGCTGTGA